The DNA region GGATGAACGTCTTCTGGGTGAAGAAGAACAGCACCACCACTGGCAAGAGCATGACCGTGCTGGCCGCCATCAGCGCCCCGAAGTCGGTGGTGTACTGGCCCTGGAAGAACGACAGCCCTAGAGATACTGTGTACTTGTTGGGGTCGTTCAGGTAGATCAACGGCCCTAGGAAATCGCCCCAAGCTCCCAGGAACTGGAATAGGGCCACGGTGGCTAGGGCGGGCACCGAAAGCGGCAGGATGATACGCGCGAATATCAGGAGCTCGTTGGCTCCATCCACCCTGGCTGCCTCCGACAGCTCCCTGGGTATGGTCATGAAGAACTGCCTGAGCAGGAAGATATAGAATGGGCTCCCGAAGAACGCGGGCACGATCAGCGGGAGAAACGTGTTGGTCCATCCCATGCTCCTGAACAGGGTGAAGAGCGGGATCATGGTCACGTAGAAGGGGATCATAGTCGTCGCCAGGATGATGATCAGCAGCGGCGTGCGTAGCGGCCAGTCTATCCTTGCCAGGCCGTACGCCACCATGGCACTGGACAGGACCACGCCAACGACCGAGAAGCCGCAGATGATCAGGGTGTTCACGATGTACCTGGCGAACGGCACGACCCTGAGCCCGTATAGATAGTGCTCCAGGGTGATCGGGTCGGGTATCCAGACCGGGGGGAAGGCGTTGAGCTGCTGGTTGGTCTTGAAGGACCCGGTGACCATCCAGAAGAACGGGATGGAGAACACCACGCTCAGGAATACGAGCACGATATGGGCGATCAGGCTCTGCAGGAGGCTTCTGGTGCTGCGCCTCCTCTGCCTTGTGATGGCTGGTATCCTGGTCGCACCGACCTCCTGCATGTAGGTTTGTTCGCTGCTCGTGCTGGGTACGGTCATGCTAAGCACCTCCGTAGTATATGCGCCTGGAGAGGGTTCTAAAGGTCAGCAGGGTTATCACCAGTATGATCAGGAACAGGATCCAGGCCATGGCGCTGGCGTAGCCCATCTTGAAGTAGCGGAAGGCGTTCTGGTACAGGTACAGGGCCGCGATCAGCGTGGACCTGGCGGGGCCGCCGTTGCCCCCGGTGAGCACGTACGCTGGGGTGAAGTACTGGAAGCCAGCTATCAGCCCCGTGACCAGCGCGTAGAAGAGGTGAGGGCTGAGGAAAGGCAACGTGACGTTCCAGAAGCTGGCCCACCACCCTGCGCCGTCCACCTTGGCGGCGTCGTAGATCTCCTGGGGCACGTCCTGGAGCCCTGCCAGCAGGATGATCATCAGGTTGCCCGCGCCCCACACGCTCATGATGATCAGGGCGGGCTTGGCCCAGGTGGGGCTGGCGAGCCAGCCCGGCCCGTTGATCCCGAAGATCCTGAGTATGTTGTTCAGTATGCCGTACTGCGGGTTGAACACGTAGGCCCATACCACCGCGGAGGCCACCGCCGGCACTATGCTGGGCAGGTAGAAGAGCGTGCGGTAGATGGCCATCCCCCTGACCTTCATGTTGAGCAGGAGGGCGAGCACCAGCGCCGTGATGATACCCAGGGGTATGGAGCCGACCAGGATGTACACCGTGTTGTACAGCGAGACCCACCAGTTATCATCCGACATAAGGTCCCTGTAGTTCTGCAGCCCTATCCACTTGGCGCCCCCGAAGAGGGAGTACGAAGTGAAGCTGTAGTAAAAGGAGGCCAGCAGCGGGTAAGCTGTGAACCAGAGCAGGCCGATTATGGCTGGCGAGGTGAAGAATAAGCCCCAGAGGAAGTCCCTGCGCGCCCTAGCGTTCGCCCGTCTGCCTCTCATGGATATAGCGGCCATATCTTACTCCTTCCTGTAGACGTGGGGAGGGGTTATCCCCCTCCCCAGGCTTGATTACGCGTTCTGCTTCATGAAGCGCTGCATCTCTTTCATGGTGTTTTCCTTGGCGGTGCGCATCGCGGCCAGAGGCGTCTTCTTGCCGTTGATCGCCTCTCCCACCTGCTCGCCTATCTGCCCGAAGTAGTAGGCTCCTACCGGGATGGCCGGGCGCGAGTGCTTGGCGGATATCAGCACGTTGTAGTAGGGGCCCATGATCGGGTCGTTCTTGATCTCCTCGAGCACCGGAGCCTTCTTCCAGGCGGGCGGGAATCCCACCGTCTCCCACTGGGCCTTGGTGCCCTCTGGCGTCGCGGAGACCCACTTGATGAACTCCCAGGCAGCATCGGGGTTCTTGGCACCCTTGGGTATGAAGAGCCCCCAACCGCCGAACCACGCCCCAGCACCGGGTTGCTTGGCCCCAGGGGGTTCGTACGGGAGCAGCCCGTGTCCGATCTTCATGTCGGGCTTGGCGTTCCTGATGTCTCGGTAGTTCGGGACTACGAGCGGGTACATGCCTATGTTGCCCGACCCGAAGGGATGCAGCTGCAGGTTGGGAGGCGTCACAGACAGCTTGTCCGGGCCACCCACCGACTTGGCGTACTTCACCATCCACTCCAGGGCCTTGACGACGTAGTCGTTGTCCGGGGTAACCTCCTGTTTGTCTGGGTCCCAGAACTCGCCGCCGAAGGACCATCCCCAGGTGAACAGGGAGTTCTCCGGCCCGTACACGTCCCAGGGGATCATCCCTATGCGCACGACCTTGCCGTTCCGGATGGTGTTGATCTTCTTGGAGTACTCATCCACCTCGTCGATGGTCTGCGGTCCCTTATCGGGATCGAGCCCCACCTCCTCGAATAGGTTCTGATTCCAGAAGAATGGGAAGTTAGGGTCCGCATCCCACTGCACCTGGTAGAACTTGCCCTCCCACTGCATGTCGTTCCAAGCAGGTGGAAACCAGTCGTCCTCGGTCCATCCCTCCTGCTTGACGTATTCTGTGAGGTCCGTCATCACGCCCAGCAGAGCCCACTGGGGTGTGCTGAAGGGGGTCAGGTGAGCCAGGTCGGGAGCGGCACCGCCCGCGATCGACGTCAGCAGTTTGGGGTTGTCCTGGTGCCCCGGTGAGTAGGTGATCTTGATACCTACGTCCGACTGCACCTGCTCGTAGCGCTCAGCCAGCTTGATCCATCCCTGATGCTCGTTGCCGGCGAACACACTGTACAGCTCGAGCACGATCTTGCGTCCCTTGGGAGCCTCGCGTACCGCCGGGGTGGCGTTTGCAGCCGGGGGCGGAGCTTGGCTTGCCGCCGGGGTAGTTGCCGGCGTCTTGTTCGCGGAGCCTGGAGAACCAGTAG from Thermobaculum terrenum ATCC BAA-798 includes:
- a CDS encoding carbohydrate ABC transporter permease, whose amino-acid sequence is MTVPSTSSEQTYMQEVGATRIPAITRQRRRSTRSLLQSLIAHIVLVFLSVVFSIPFFWMVTGSFKTNQQLNAFPPVWIPDPITLEHYLYGLRVVPFARYIVNTLIICGFSVVGVVLSSAMVAYGLARIDWPLRTPLLIIILATTMIPFYVTMIPLFTLFRSMGWTNTFLPLIVPAFFGSPFYIFLLRQFFMTIPRELSEAARVDGANELLIFARIILPLSVPALATVALFQFLGAWGDFLGPLIYLNDPNKYTVSLGLSFFQGQYTTDFGALMAASTVMLLPVVVLFFFTQKTFIQGITLTGIKG
- a CDS encoding carbohydrate ABC transporter permease; amino-acid sequence: MAAISMRGRRANARARRDFLWGLFFTSPAIIGLLWFTAYPLLASFYYSFTSYSLFGGAKWIGLQNYRDLMSDDNWWVSLYNTVYILVGSIPLGIITALVLALLLNMKVRGMAIYRTLFYLPSIVPAVASAVVWAYVFNPQYGILNNILRIFGINGPGWLASPTWAKPALIIMSVWGAGNLMIILLAGLQDVPQEIYDAAKVDGAGWWASFWNVTLPFLSPHLFYALVTGLIAGFQYFTPAYVLTGGNGGPARSTLIAALYLYQNAFRYFKMGYASAMAWILFLIILVITLLTFRTLSRRIYYGGA
- a CDS encoding ABC transporter substrate-binding protein, with the protein product MSRYPDRYPYGRKKLSRRQALKAIALGAAGATLAACGVTTGSPGSANKTPATTPAASQAPPPAANATPAVREAPKGRKIVLELYSVFAGNEHQGWIKLAERYEQVQSDVGIKITYSPGHQDNPKLLTSIAGGAAPDLAHLTPFSTPQWALLGVMTDLTEYVKQEGWTEDDWFPPAWNDMQWEGKFYQVQWDADPNFPFFWNQNLFEEVGLDPDKGPQTIDEVDEYSKKINTIRNGKVVRIGMIPWDVYGPENSLFTWGWSFGGEFWDPDKQEVTPDNDYVVKALEWMVKYAKSVGGPDKLSVTPPNLQLHPFGSGNIGMYPLVVPNYRDIRNAKPDMKIGHGLLPYEPPGAKQPGAGAWFGGWGLFIPKGAKNPDAAWEFIKWVSATPEGTKAQWETVGFPPAWKKAPVLEEIKNDPIMGPYYNVLISAKHSRPAIPVGAYYFGQIGEQVGEAINGKKTPLAAMRTAKENTMKEMQRFMKQNA